From a single Candidatus Limnocylindria bacterium genomic region:
- a CDS encoding aldehyde dehydrogenase family protein yields the protein MATTHLKNYIDGRWVDSVSGDAFEDSDPANGDIIATATKSTTADVDKAVDAARRAYDSWRLYPAPKRGEILYRAAEIMLRRKDDLAREMTLEMGKVLQESKGDVQEGIDMTYYIAGEGRRQFGDVVPAELPNKWAMSIRQPHGVVAAITPWNFPFAIPTWKIMPALVLGNTIVFKPASSTPMLAVRLVEILEEAGLPKGVLNLVLGPGGALGDHIVQHPSVDLISFTGSSDTGAHLSEIAGRLLKRVSCELGGKNAIVVLDDADVDLSLDGIVWSAFGTSGQRCTAASRVIAHRGIANDLIDKLVGRAKKMKMGHGLESGTDLGPVVSKAAQEKVASYMPIAEKEGATIAAGGRIPTEGALAKGFFHEPTVLVDVKPNMRVAQEEIFGPVTSVIEVSSIDEAIKVLNNTKYGLSSSVYTRNVNNAFRFMRDAETGLVYINAGTIGAEIQLPFGGVKSTGNGHREAGRAALDVYSEWKSIYVDYSGKLQRAQIDTDGGKAP from the coding sequence ATGGCCACGACACATCTGAAGAACTACATCGACGGCCGCTGGGTGGACTCGGTCTCGGGCGACGCCTTCGAAGACTCCGACCCGGCGAACGGCGACATCATCGCCACGGCCACGAAATCAACGACGGCCGACGTCGACAAGGCGGTCGACGCCGCGCGACGCGCGTACGACAGCTGGCGGCTCTACCCCGCGCCGAAGCGCGGCGAGATCCTCTACCGGGCCGCCGAGATCATGCTCCGGCGAAAGGACGACCTCGCACGCGAAATGACGCTCGAGATGGGCAAAGTCCTTCAGGAATCCAAGGGCGATGTCCAAGAGGGCATCGACATGACCTATTACATCGCCGGCGAGGGCCGCCGCCAGTTCGGCGACGTCGTGCCTGCGGAATTGCCCAACAAATGGGCGATGAGCATCCGGCAACCCCACGGCGTGGTCGCGGCGATCACACCCTGGAACTTCCCGTTCGCGATCCCGACCTGGAAGATCATGCCCGCGCTCGTACTTGGGAACACCATCGTCTTCAAGCCCGCTTCGTCCACGCCGATGCTCGCGGTGCGCCTGGTCGAGATCCTCGAGGAAGCCGGGCTCCCGAAGGGCGTGCTCAACCTCGTGCTTGGGCCGGGTGGCGCGCTCGGCGATCACATCGTGCAGCACCCGAGCGTCGACCTGATCTCGTTCACGGGGTCGAGCGACACCGGTGCGCATCTCAGCGAGATCGCCGGACGCCTTCTCAAGCGCGTGTCGTGCGAGCTCGGCGGCAAGAACGCGATCGTCGTGCTCGACGACGCCGACGTCGACCTCTCGCTCGACGGCATCGTCTGGTCGGCGTTCGGCACGTCCGGGCAGCGTTGTACGGCTGCGTCGCGGGTCATCGCGCACCGCGGCATCGCGAACGACCTGATCGACAAGCTCGTGGGTCGGGCCAAGAAGATGAAGATGGGCCACGGCCTCGAGTCGGGCACGGACCTCGGCCCGGTCGTCTCGAAAGCGGCTCAGGAGAAGGTCGCGAGCTACATGCCGATCGCCGAGAAGGAAGGCGCGACGATCGCGGCTGGCGGTCGCATCCCGACCGAGGGCGCGCTCGCGAAGGGGTTCTTCCACGAGCCGACGGTCCTGGTGGACGTGAAGCCCAATATGCGCGTCGCGCAGGAGGAGATCTTCGGCCCGGTGACGTCGGTCATCGAGGTGAGCAGCATCGACGAGGCCATCAAGGTCCTGAACAACACCAAGTACGGCCTCTCGTCATCCGTGTACACGCGCAACGTCAACAACGCCTTCCGCTTCATGCGCGACGCGGAGACCGGGCTCGTCTACATCAACGCCGGGACGATCGGCGCGGAGATCCAGCTGCCCTTCGGCGGGGTGAAGTCCACCGGGAACGGACACCGCGAGGCCGGACGCGCAGCGCTCGACGTGTACTCCGAGTGGAAGTCGA
- a CDS encoding DUF4386 family protein, whose translation MAVSAQTYARIAGVLFLISAVAGGFGEFFVPLQLIVSNDATATANNIMSSRRPRIRDQELRVGPGADIRVLGPASAYGRRGPRTDRVVVKGVDWPRDSVELRGVEPLTS comes from the coding sequence ATGGCGGTGTCGGCGCAGACCTACGCGCGAATCGCGGGAGTCCTTTTCCTGATCTCGGCCGTAGCCGGTGGCTTCGGTGAGTTCTTCGTCCCGCTCCAGCTGATCGTCTCGAACGACGCGACGGCGACCGCGAACAACATCATGTCGTCTCGGCGGCCTCGGATTCGTGATCAGGAGCTTCGTGTTGGTCCTGGCGCCGACATACGCGTCCTTGGGCCTGCTTCTGCCTACGGCCGTCGCGGGCCTCGCACTGACCGTGTGGTCGTGAAGGGCGTCGATTGGCCCCGTGATTCAGTGGAGCTGAGGGGAGTCGAACCCCTGACCTCTTGA
- a CDS encoding cupin domain-containing protein, with protein sequence MKLGTHHTWDSIPKERMTAQIERRFVHGERAMVAQVFLKKGAIVQTHTHESEQITYILEGALRLWLGTNGEQEVTVRAGEILTIPSNVPHRAEALEDTLDVDVFSPPRQDWISKTDDYLRR encoded by the coding sequence GTGAAGTTGGGAACGCATCACACCTGGGACAGCATCCCGAAAGAGCGCATGACCGCGCAGATCGAGCGCCGCTTCGTCCACGGCGAGCGTGCGATGGTGGCGCAGGTCTTCCTCAAGAAGGGCGCGATCGTGCAGACGCACACGCATGAGAGCGAGCAGATCACCTACATCCTCGAGGGCGCCCTGCGTCTGTGGCTCGGAACGAATGGCGAGCAGGAAGTGACCGTGCGCGCCGGCGAGATCCTGACGATCCCATCCAACGTCCCACATCGGGCGGAGGCGCTCGAGGACACGCTCGACGTGGATGTATTCAGCCCGCCGCGGCAAGACTGGATCAGCAAGACCGACGATTACCTGCGGCGCTGA
- the rsfS gene encoding ribosome silencing factor, with protein sequence MTASTRAELPPRALADLVVEAASDKKAEDILVLNISEVSTIADLFVICSARGERQAQGIADGIVEKAKAAGQQPFGIEGYEGGRWILVDLSDVVVHIFVPEERELYRLERLWGDAPVVLRIA encoded by the coding sequence GTGACGGCATCCACGCGCGCTGAGCTCCCCCCACGAGCGCTCGCCGACCTTGTCGTCGAAGCGGCGAGCGACAAGAAGGCCGAGGACATCCTCGTGCTCAACATCTCCGAGGTATCCACCATCGCGGACCTCTTCGTCATCTGCAGCGCGCGCGGCGAGCGGCAGGCGCAAGGGATCGCGGATGGGATCGTGGAGAAGGCGAAGGCTGCGGGACAGCAGCCGTTCGGGATCGAGGGTTACGAGGGCGGGCGGTGGATCCTTGTCGACCTGAGCGACGTTGTCGTGCACATCTTCGTTCCCGAGGAACGCGAGCTGTACCGGCTCGAGCGGCTCTGGGGCGACGCGCCCGTGGTGCTACGGATCGCCTGA
- the nadD gene encoding nicotinate-nucleotide adenylyltransferase: protein MTARVGVFGGTFDPVHVGHLAIALAALESVPLDRVLFVPVRRSPLKDRDPLASVADRVTMLEAAIAGEPRFALSRVELDREGVSYTVDTLDALRSQGELFLILGSDALADLARWRAPDRIRELSTILVAARPGAPEPDPMHDARAFDAPRLDISSRELRARAARGMSLRYLVPDAVWEHIKQRGLYK, encoded by the coding sequence TTGACTGCGCGCGTCGGAGTTTTCGGCGGCACGTTCGATCCGGTGCACGTCGGGCATCTCGCGATCGCTCTCGCTGCGCTCGAATCGGTCCCGCTCGACCGCGTGTTGTTCGTGCCGGTACGCCGATCGCCGCTCAAGGACCGCGACCCACTCGCGAGCGTGGCGGACCGCGTCACGATGCTCGAGGCAGCGATCGCGGGCGAGCCTCGCTTCGCGCTGTCGCGGGTCGAGCTCGATCGTGAGGGCGTCTCGTATACGGTGGACACGCTCGATGCTCTCCGCTCGCAGGGCGAACTCTTCCTGATCCTCGGGAGCGATGCGCTCGCGGATCTCGCTCGCTGGCGAGCGCCCGATCGCATCCGCGAGCTATCCACGATCCTCGTCGCAGCACGGCCCGGTGCCCCGGAACCCGACCCGATGCACGATGCACGTGCGTTCGACGCGCCACGGCTCGATATCAGCTCGCGCGAGCTACGCGCCAGGGCCGCTCGCGGCATGTCCCTGCGTTACCTTGTTCCGGACGCAGTGTGGGAGCACATCAAACAACGCGGTCTCTATAAGTGA
- the obgE gene encoding GTPase ObgE, with protein sequence MFLDRARVPIRAGDGGKGVISFRREAHVPRGGPDGGDGGRGGDVVLRVDDQLASLGDYRNQNVHAATSGNAGGGQNKSGKAGGDLVLKVPPGTTVKDVATGEIVADLVAPGQEIIVARGGRGGRGNARFASSTRRVPRIAEDGQPGEQRELELELRLIADVGLAGLPNAGKSSLLAALTRARPKIANYPFTTLTPNLGVARLDDRELVIADIPGLIEGASKGAGLGEEFLRHIERTRLIVHVVDASLPDPLAAIATIDTEIAAYGQALNELPELFALNKIDLAEARDAVPGIVEALEAKGREAIAISAASGEGVDRLNKRIFALCTARPKPEAAGPAERRIVFAGGARDVKVSREGEAYRVRGDRLERLAAGIDWDSPEASAYFHRLLLRSGVEGKLRTLGVKSGDTVRIGKLELEWLDAPQQLAAPGATKKR encoded by the coding sequence GTGTTCCTCGATCGCGCGCGCGTGCCCATCCGCGCCGGCGACGGTGGCAAGGGTGTCATCTCCTTCCGCCGCGAAGCACACGTTCCCCGCGGCGGACCGGACGGCGGCGATGGTGGCCGAGGCGGCGACGTCGTCCTCCGCGTCGACGATCAGCTCGCGTCACTTGGCGACTACCGGAACCAGAATGTGCACGCGGCGACGAGCGGAAATGCGGGCGGTGGACAGAACAAGTCCGGCAAAGCGGGTGGCGATCTCGTCCTCAAGGTGCCACCGGGCACGACGGTGAAGGATGTCGCGACTGGCGAGATCGTCGCGGACCTCGTCGCGCCCGGCCAAGAGATCATCGTCGCGCGCGGCGGCAGGGGCGGCCGTGGCAACGCGCGATTCGCATCGAGCACGCGGCGCGTGCCACGCATCGCGGAGGACGGTCAGCCGGGCGAGCAGCGCGAGCTCGAGCTCGAGCTCCGCCTGATCGCCGACGTCGGCCTTGCCGGTCTGCCGAACGCCGGGAAGTCCAGCCTGCTTGCAGCGCTGACGCGCGCGCGACCGAAGATCGCGAACTACCCGTTCACGACCCTCACGCCGAACCTGGGGGTCGCGCGCCTCGACGACCGCGAGCTCGTGATCGCCGATATCCCCGGATTGATCGAGGGCGCGAGCAAAGGCGCTGGCCTCGGCGAGGAGTTCCTGCGCCACATCGAGCGCACCCGACTCATCGTCCATGTCGTCGATGCGTCGCTCCCCGATCCCCTGGCTGCGATCGCGACGATCGACACGGAGATCGCCGCGTACGGGCAAGCACTCAACGAGCTGCCCGAGCTGTTCGCTTTGAACAAGATCGATCTCGCGGAGGCGCGCGACGCGGTGCCCGGGATCGTTGAAGCCCTTGAGGCCAAAGGTCGCGAGGCTATCGCTATCTCGGCCGCATCCGGCGAGGGCGTCGACCGCCTCAATAAGCGCATCTTCGCGCTCTGCACCGCGCGACCTAAGCCCGAGGCCGCGGGGCCGGCAGAACGGCGGATCGTGTTCGCGGGTGGGGCGAGGGACGTCAAGGTGTCACGTGAGGGTGAGGCGTATCGCGTCCGTGGGGACCGCCTCGAACGGCTTGCCGCTGGGATCGACTGGGACAGTCCTGAGGCCTCCGCATACTTCCACCGCCTCCTACTCAGGTCGGGGGTCGAGGGAAAGCTTCGGACGCTCGGCGTGAAGAGCGGGGACACCGTGCGTATCGGCAAGCTCGAGCTCGAATGGCTGGATGCGCCGCAGCAGCTGGCGGCTCCGGGCGCGACGAAGAAGCGTTGA
- a CDS encoding radical SAM protein produces MYRAVHADRAGRVIVSDYAAAAFDGAATVPFSDALPLPSGATVLHVERDAETLDKAGRARRVGAGRLAVAAVLPPGHLRTQLPAYADATDKPDLTRRAYTAVAADDAGDLVVAAALLDRDPTHQVDAYPKSEIASKVNEALRSRPADSLIRQLARCAREYGCRAAANAFYGRWECALPIAAPANEHPLAVIAPRFDGEAEPREPAAFHATVEEIASLATQHIGAGGMLVSFGRACEGEPLLVPRMVEDAIHLIRATTRSGTIHLETNGSAPTALRRLATNGLDSVTIRLMSARADTYDTLHRPDGYRFADVRASLRIAAEQRLATSLLIPVLPGIFDREEEIAALISVAGDLREGSAILLRDLAADPLRALAAVKGREMRIGIAHALERLRHELPQLRIGSFVRPLARI; encoded by the coding sequence GTGTATCGAGCAGTCCATGCGGATCGGGCGGGACGGGTCATCGTGTCGGATTACGCGGCTGCCGCCTTTGATGGCGCCGCGACCGTGCCGTTCTCCGACGCGCTCCCGCTTCCAAGTGGCGCGACCGTCCTGCATGTCGAGCGCGATGCCGAAACGCTCGACAAGGCCGGACGCGCGCGACGGGTCGGCGCCGGCCGGCTCGCTGTCGCGGCGGTCCTGCCACCCGGACATCTGCGCACACAGCTACCGGCATACGCGGATGCGACGGACAAGCCGGACCTGACGCGACGCGCGTACACGGCCGTGGCGGCCGACGATGCGGGCGACCTCGTCGTCGCGGCGGCACTCCTCGATCGCGATCCAACGCACCAGGTCGATGCATATCCAAAGTCCGAGATCGCGTCGAAGGTCAACGAAGCCCTCCGCTCACGGCCCGCGGACAGCCTGATCCGCCAGCTCGCACGCTGCGCGCGCGAGTACGGGTGCCGCGCCGCCGCGAATGCCTTCTACGGCCGCTGGGAATGCGCGCTGCCCATCGCCGCGCCGGCCAACGAGCACCCGCTCGCCGTGATCGCGCCGCGCTTCGATGGCGAAGCCGAGCCGCGCGAGCCCGCGGCGTTCCACGCCACCGTGGAAGAGATCGCGAGCCTCGCGACGCAGCACATCGGCGCCGGAGGAATGCTCGTGTCATTCGGGCGCGCGTGTGAGGGAGAGCCCCTGCTCGTCCCGCGGATGGTCGAGGACGCGATCCACCTGATCCGTGCCACGACGCGGTCGGGGACGATCCACCTCGAGACGAACGGCTCGGCGCCGACCGCACTGCGGCGCCTCGCGACGAACGGCCTTGATTCCGTGACGATCCGGCTGATGTCCGCGCGCGCGGACACATACGACACCCTGCACCGGCCGGATGGCTATCGGTTCGCCGACGTTCGCGCGTCACTTCGCATCGCGGCCGAGCAGCGCCTCGCGACGAGCCTGCTGATCCCGGTCCTCCCTGGCATCTTCGATCGCGAAGAGGAGATCGCCGCGCTCATCTCAGTCGCGGGCGACCTGCGCGAAGGGAGCGCGATCCTCCTGCGCGACCTCGCCGCCGATCCGCTTCGTGCGCTTGCCGCAGTGAAGGGTCGTGAGATGCGCATCGGCATCGCACACGCACTGGAGCGACTGCGCCATGAGTTGCCGCAATTGCGCATCGGTTCGTTCGTGCGACCGCTGGCGAGGATCTAG
- a CDS encoding M23 family metallopeptidase: MVRRSAASLITSGQHSKQRLVDVTIRRIPRALAAYFGSKGLRLVLNIATAMLVLMLPYTAATAGRAEASLTDAAATSFATVPADDVARAQITARGVIAGTRSPTTVAAPEARPVVVRTIVKEDTLSSMANYYDLSLEALAYANNISEEDQTLTIGHELLIPPGEGALYKVKDGDTPESVADRFKVDPSVVMSYNRVYFEPEHFAVGQLIFVPGAALPALKRTERSKSIPVPSNASLPARTGRLGWPVKGYITQYFWWGHTGVDIAAPYGTGIGASDDGVVVATGPVAVGGLRVCVQHSGGLQTCYYHTSAVYVSPGQTVARGQLIAAIGLTGVTTGPHVHWELKVNGVPQDPLAY, from the coding sequence ATGGTCCGTAGGAGCGCCGCGTCGCTGATCACCTCGGGTCAACACTCGAAGCAACGGCTTGTCGACGTGACGATCCGTCGCATCCCGCGCGCTCTCGCCGCGTACTTCGGCTCGAAGGGCCTTCGTTTGGTGCTCAACATCGCAACCGCGATGTTGGTCCTCATGCTTCCCTACACCGCCGCGACGGCTGGGCGCGCCGAAGCCTCACTGACCGACGCTGCAGCAACATCTTTCGCCACGGTGCCGGCCGACGATGTCGCGCGCGCACAGATCACGGCACGCGGTGTCATCGCCGGGACGCGTAGTCCCACGACCGTCGCCGCCCCGGAGGCACGACCTGTTGTGGTCCGCACGATCGTGAAGGAAGACACGCTCTCCTCGATGGCCAACTACTACGACCTTTCTCTCGAAGCGCTCGCTTATGCGAACAACATCAGCGAGGAAGACCAGACCCTCACGATCGGACACGAGCTGCTGATCCCGCCGGGCGAGGGCGCGCTCTACAAGGTGAAGGACGGAGACACACCGGAGAGCGTCGCGGATCGCTTCAAGGTCGATCCATCGGTCGTCATGTCCTACAACCGCGTGTACTTCGAGCCCGAGCACTTCGCGGTGGGCCAGTTGATCTTCGTGCCGGGCGCGGCGCTCCCCGCCCTCAAGCGCACCGAGCGGTCGAAGTCCATACCGGTCCCATCGAACGCGTCACTGCCAGCGCGCACCGGTCGTCTGGGTTGGCCTGTCAAGGGCTACATCACTCAGTACTTCTGGTGGGGCCACACCGGTGTCGACATCGCCGCGCCCTATGGAACAGGCATCGGCGCTTCCGATGACGGCGTCGTCGTCGCGACCGGCCCCGTCGCCGTCGGCGGACTTCGCGTCTGCGTGCAGCACTCAGGCGGTCTGCAGACCTGCTACTACCACACGAGCGCTGTGTACGTCAGCCCGGGACAGACCGTGGCGCGCGGACAGCTCATCGCCGCGATCGGTCTGACGGGTGTCACGACAGGGCCCCACGTCCACTGGGAGCTCAAGGTGAACGGAGTACCGCAGGACCCGCTCGCGTACTAA
- a CDS encoding NADH-quinone oxidoreductase subunit A, with protein sequence MPDYNLSYVYVFAFFVAGALVVTVMMLLSHLLAPFKPTREKLKTYESGEEPVGQAWGRYPTHFYVFALLFVVFDVEVIFLFPWAVLFRDLGWYGLVEMTIFIAILVVGLFYAWKKKALNWY encoded by the coding sequence GTGCCCGACTACAACCTCTCCTATGTCTATGTGTTCGCGTTCTTCGTAGCGGGAGCCCTGGTCGTCACGGTGATGATGTTGCTCAGCCACTTGCTTGCTCCCTTCAAGCCGACGCGCGAGAAGCTGAAGACATATGAGTCCGGCGAGGAGCCCGTTGGTCAGGCGTGGGGTCGTTACCCAACTCATTTCTACGTGTTCGCGCTGCTTTTTGTCGTCTTCGATGTTGAGGTGATCTTCCTCTTCCCCTGGGCGGTGCTTTTCCGTGATCTCGGTTGGTACGGTCTCGTCGAGATGACGATCTTCATCGCCATCCTCGTAGTTGGCCTCTTCTACGCGTGGAAGAAGAAAGCGCTCAATTGGTACTGA
- a CDS encoding NADH-quinone oxidoreductase subunit C, protein MEEESAQLVLSTPRPTIDLIAARGALAKSIGDRAKVSTLHDMVVVDVEGARLVEVATIVRDDPATRCDLYSVNAGVDTGTELRSVTFVRGTETHVFVMLRTPCDAAEPHVPTLSSVWTGANWCERETYDMFGIVFDGHPDLRRIFLEESFPGHPMRKSFLPPRSDARGG, encoded by the coding sequence GTGGAAGAAGAAAGCGCTCAATTGGTACTGAGCACACCTCGCCCGACGATCGACCTCATCGCGGCGCGCGGTGCGCTGGCGAAGAGCATCGGCGACCGGGCGAAGGTCTCGACACTGCATGACATGGTCGTGGTCGATGTGGAGGGCGCGCGGTTGGTGGAGGTCGCGACGATCGTGCGTGACGACCCCGCGACCCGCTGCGATCTCTATTCGGTGAACGCCGGTGTCGACACTGGGACCGAGCTACGCAGCGTCACGTTCGTTCGCGGCACCGAGACACACGTTTTTGTGATGCTTCGCACCCCGTGCGACGCGGCCGAGCCGCATGTCCCAACGCTCAGCTCGGTCTGGACCGGCGCGAACTGGTGTGAGCGCGAGACCTACGACATGTTCGGCATCGTCTTCGACGGCCATCCGGACCTGCGACGGATCTTCCTCGAAGAGTCGTTCCCCGGTCACCCGATGCGCAAATCGTTCCTTCCCCCACGCAGCGACGCGCGCGGAGGCTGA
- a CDS encoding NADH-quinone oxidoreductase subunit J, whose product MYDFIEPSLFAVLTIATIASGAGVVFANRITTSALLMAFTFLNVAAMFLLLGAETVAMFQVLIYVGAITVLILYGVMFTPQSPRPYGLFFQTQKWWAALFVVPIAIFVALVSFTFRDPATLAPKGGDLLPLATSVFRDFAFPFEVASVLLLAAMVGAIVLVKRDED is encoded by the coding sequence ATGTATGACTTCATCGAGCCCTCGCTGTTCGCTGTCTTGACCATCGCGACCATCGCCTCGGGTGCGGGCGTCGTGTTCGCGAACCGCATCACCACGTCAGCGCTGCTGATGGCCTTCACATTCCTCAACGTCGCGGCGATGTTCCTGCTGCTCGGCGCGGAGACCGTCGCGATGTTCCAGGTCCTCATCTACGTGGGCGCGATCACGGTCCTGATCCTCTACGGCGTGATGTTCACGCCGCAGTCGCCGCGCCCGTACGGGCTCTTCTTCCAGACCCAGAAGTGGTGGGCCGCGCTGTTCGTCGTTCCGATCGCGATCTTCGTCGCGCTCGTGTCGTTCACCTTCCGCGATCCCGCGACGCTGGCCCCGAAGGGCGGCGACCTCCTGCCGCTCGCCACGAGCGTGTTCCGCGACTTCGCGTTCCCGTTCGAGGTCGCGTCCGTGCTTCTTCTCGCAGCGATGGTCGGCGCGATCGTCCTCGTGAAGCGGGACGAAGATTGA
- the nuoK gene encoding NADH-quinone oxidoreductase subunit NuoK, which yields MAVPLGAFIAVSAVLFFIGTAGVLVRRNAVVILMSVELMLNATNLALVAFSRRYSSIDERGSVFVVFIFVVAAAEVAVGLAIVLSAYRNRPTVDVDEIRQMRG from the coding sequence ATGGCCGTTCCGCTCGGAGCGTTCATCGCGGTCTCGGCGGTGCTGTTCTTCATCGGCACCGCCGGGGTCCTGGTCCGACGGAACGCGGTCGTGATCCTCATGTCCGTCGAGCTGATGCTCAACGCGACGAACCTCGCGCTCGTCGCCTTCTCGCGACGCTACTCGTCGATCGACGAGCGTGGCAGCGTCTTCGTCGTCTTCATCTTCGTCGTCGCCGCGGCAGAGGTCGCGGTCGGTCTCGCGATCGTCCTCTCCGCCTACCGCAACCGGCCGACCGTCGACGTCGATGAGATAAGGCAGATGAGGGGCTAG
- the nuoL gene encoding NADH-quinone oxidoreductase subunit L — translation MIQNVWLIPAFPLAAFLINGLLGRRWLHKWTGIIASVAVGASALVAIGVFLEVLGGQERTTVALYEWIGVADFRIKVAALVDPLSSVMLLVVTVVSFLIFVYSNGYMEHDHGFARFFTWLSLFVFAMLILVMADNYLLMFVGWEGVGLCSYLLIGFWFERPEPYVAAKKAFVMNRIGDWGYTIGMITTFLVFGSMRFVDVFEHVDIATQANLTLICLALFFGATGKSAQLPLYSWLPDAMEGPTPVSALIHAATMVTAGVYLVARSLPLFEAAGPSLAVVGTVGAVTAIFAATIALVQFDIKRVMAYSTVSQLGYMFLALGVGAPVAAIFHLATHAFFKALLFLGSGSVIHGLGGEQDMRKMGGLRRKMPVTFWTMLFAGGALAALPPLAGFWSKDAILASAFVNGQVVLWAVGIVTAVLTAFYVTRAMWMTFYGEPRDHHLYDHAHESPAVMTLPLIALAVGTVVLGILVGFPPEQGFIDRFLGPVFEAAGGGHVPEAATLVTLAAVSVAAGLLGILAGFSMYVRHRPDPAAVSRAAGPFYRLLVNKYFIDELYDRRIVEAFRAAFGAMWAFDIHVVDGLANRVGWVAALGGGALRRAQTGVVGNYALTIVAGLLVILVAYGGYAVGIFTR, via the coding sequence ATGATCCAGAACGTCTGGCTCATTCCGGCATTCCCGCTCGCCGCGTTCCTCATCAACGGTCTGCTCGGTCGCAGGTGGCTGCACAAATGGACCGGCATCATCGCCTCGGTCGCGGTCGGGGCTTCGGCGCTCGTCGCCATCGGCGTGTTCCTCGAGGTCCTCGGCGGGCAGGAGCGAACGACCGTGGCGCTCTACGAATGGATCGGCGTTGCGGACTTCCGCATCAAGGTCGCTGCGCTCGTCGACCCGCTCTCCTCGGTGATGCTCCTCGTCGTCACGGTCGTGAGCTTCCTGATCTTCGTCTACTCGAACGGGTATATGGAGCACGATCACGGGTTCGCGCGCTTCTTCACGTGGCTGTCGCTCTTCGTGTTCGCGATGCTCATCCTCGTCATGGCCGACAACTACCTCCTGATGTTCGTCGGGTGGGAGGGCGTCGGCCTGTGCAGCTATCTGCTCATCGGGTTCTGGTTCGAGCGTCCTGAGCCGTACGTCGCGGCGAAGAAGGCGTTCGTCATGAACCGCATCGGCGACTGGGGCTACACGATCGGGATGATCACGACCTTCCTCGTCTTCGGGTCGATGCGATTCGTCGACGTCTTCGAGCATGTCGACATCGCGACGCAGGCGAACCTCACGCTCATCTGCCTTGCCCTCTTCTTCGGCGCGACGGGCAAGTCCGCGCAGCTGCCGCTGTACTCCTGGCTGCCGGACGCGATGGAAGGTCCGACCCCTGTGTCCGCCCTGATCCACGCGGCGACCATGGTCACGGCCGGCGTCTATCTGGTCGCCCGCTCCCTGCCACTGTTCGAGGCGGCCGGACCGTCGCTCGCGGTCGTCGGGACCGTCGGCGCGGTGACCGCGATCTTCGCAGCGACGATCGCGCTGGTGCAGTTCGACATCAAGCGCGTGATGGCGTACTCGACGGTGAGCCAGCTCGGCTACATGTTCCTAGCCCTCGGCGTCGGTGCGCCGGTCGCGGCGATCTTCCACCTCGCCACGCACGCGTTCTTCAAGGCCCTGCTGTTCCTTGGATCCGGCTCGGTGATCCACGGACTCGGAGGCGAGCAGGACATGCGGAAGATGGGTGGGTTGCGGCGCAAGATGCCGGTGACGTTCTGGACGATGCTCTTCGCCGGCGGTGCGCTCGCCGCGCTGCCACCGCTCGCCGGGTTCTGGTCGAAGGACGCGATCCTCGCGTCGGCGTTCGTGAACGGACAGGTCGTCCTGTGGGCCGTCGGGATCGTGACCGCCGTGCTCACCGCGTTCTACGTGACGCGCGCGATGTGGATGACGTTCTACGGCGAGCCCCGCGACCACCACCTCTACGACCACGCTCACGAGTCGCCGGCAGTCATGACGCTGCCGCTCATCGCGCTCGCCGTCGGCACGGTCGTGCTCGGCATCCTCGTGGGCTTCCCGCCGGAACAGGGCTTCATCGACCGGTTCCTGGGGCCCGTCTTCGAAGCCGCGGGCGGCGGTCACGTGCCGGAGGCCGCGACGCTCGTCACGCTCGCCGCGGTGTCCGTCGCCGCGGGCCTTCTCGGCATCCTCGCCGGCTTCTCGATGTACGTGCGGCACCGGCCCGACCCCGCTGCCGTCTCGCGCGCCGCCGGGCCGTTCTACCGGCTGCTCGTGAACAAGTACTTCATCGATGAGCTCTACGACCGGCGGATCGTCGAGGCGTTCCGCGCCGCGTTCGGAGCGATGTGGGCCTTTGACATCCACGTCGTGGACGGTCTCGCGAACCGGGTCGGCTGGGTCGCGGCCCTTGGCGGCGGTGCGCTGCGTCGCGCGCAGACCGGCGTCGTCGGCAACTACGCGCTCACGATCGTCGCCGGTCTGCTCGTGATCCTCGTGGCGTACGGCGGCTACGCGGTGGGGATCTTCACGCGATGA